In the Ptychodera flava strain L36383 chromosome 23 unlocalized genomic scaffold, AS_Pfla_20210202 Scaffold_23__1_contigs__length_28996876_pilon, whole genome shotgun sequence genome, GGCAGAAACAGAATTATTGGTGCTCTTTGATCGACTTGTCTCCCACAGGAATAGTTTGAACTTCATGTTTGTACGTTGTGCTATCTGAAACCTCTGCTTAACGTTATATGATTCTTCAATGACTAGGCTATATTGACCCCAACCCTAGCCCACTCTGGTAGATGGGAAATGTAAacagggttctccacaaggggatttTTAAGGATGGACCACCCTTTTGTTTTTGGAGCAAGCAATTCATATGTTAATAcctgtacaaaaaatacattttcacagtaaagtaatatgcaaaatattcattgttatgtaaatttgcagTCCTCCTTATTTTCCAAGCTGTGTGGAACAGTGGTAAGGATGGACACAGTACAGGGAGTAACCTTCCTTCTTGCCATTGTAAATAATACAGAGTGTATGGAGTTTAAATTTGGGTGATTCTTTGATCAATCTAAGTCTCTTGCAAGAAATACATCTTGAAGAGAACTATGAAGACATTAACCCCATCTTTTTCTTCCCTTCCTTCCCCTCTACCTCCCCCTTGCCATCCCCCTTTTGCATTTCAGTTGGTCGGTTGGAGTTCTCCAAGGCTGCAAATAGACAGAGTACTGGTAAAGAAAATGCCACAGCAGCATCAAAACAGGTAAGTATTGCAAAGTATGTTATGCCTTGATGAATTTAGAATAGGCCGATATGTgtcttgtgtctgtctgtatgtgtgtgtgtctgtctttgtatgtatgcaggtaggtaggtagacagGCAGGTACCAGTAAGTAGGAAGGGAGGGaggcaggtaggtaggaaggtacAGGTAGGTGggtagatagatggatgggtTGGTGTCTAAACCTGCCGGTATTTGGTATGTACCAGTACATGCATAATTAAGTATGTAAATAAGTGGATGGAAAGTGTACGATTTGTGTTTCTGTGCTGttacaaattttcatacatATGTCTATATCTGATACGGTAGTACACTTTAGACTATATTGTACttatttatttctgaaaaattcTTATATAGCGTTACATGTTCTCAGTAAGATGAGCTATTAAGCTAACAAGTGTATTTAAGATGTAGCTTTGTTTCTAACTTGTAATCAAATCAGGTCTGTTTCGTTGTGAATGTTTCTAACTTCCTAGCTTTGATTTGATTGGCAGAGTGAGAAGTCAGAGAGAGCGCCCCCTGTCAAAATGAGACAGCGGGCGCGTGCTGCATCATCGGAAAGTGGTGTGGACGTGGTAGAATATTCTACAGATTCCAGCTCCAGTGATCTCAGGGCTACAGCTCAGGCATCTGAGTATGTATActtttcaatatgaatttgattCTGAATCACCTTGGCTCTCATTTTACAAGTTTGCTGAGTCCAAGTGGATGGATGCTCAATCTGAACCTGAATCTAAATTACTTTTGCTTTGGAATTTGCAATAGTAAGGCAGCACAGTTGGTAATATTTGGTAAATATTCAGGCTGAATCTGAATCCAAATCATGTTGTTCGTGTCACGTTTGCTGATGTCAAAGAATACTATAGTCCAGAAATGATTTGCTTCATTAGATATTTTTTTACTTCTGAACAGAACGTCCAGGAGTCCAAGATCAGCCAAGAAGGCATCATACGGACCCCCTGCATCAATGTAAGAAACTTTTTGAACCATTTTATCTCTACCTTAAGTATTTGTTAATGTCTTTGCGTTCAGTGTTTTATGAAAAAAGAATTCCTGTTTAGAGCAATGTAGAATATTTTGCATTGATGAATGATAGGTGTCAGATTCTTAGCTGTTGTGCTGGCCTTTATAGACTCAAATCATTGATTGATATTGGTACTCTGTTGTATATATAGTATCACACTGTTTTATCCTGTGTACCTaaattccctgtgaacaggttCACACTTACCAAACAGGGTCCGTACGTTCCTGGAAAGTCCGTGAATTTTACAGCTTTTTTGATAGTCCTGgaaaagacagtgaaaataaTATTGAGAGTCCTGAAGTCCAGGAAAATTAATAACTAATAATCCACACACAATGTTCAAAAATGACCAGATGATCAGCCATGATATCCTAAAAATGATATGTCAAATGACATATAAAATTGATATATCATAAAAGGGATATCtttaaaatggtattttggagaagaaaaaatgttaaaaattgctgaaaaaccCTTGAACGTCCTTGAAATTTaagtgactttgagtgtatggaccCTGCCATATTGCAACACCATGACAATATGATACGATCTTATTCCCAATGGCAGTggtcattatgcaaattaggtgtcCCTAGCAACCTAAATGTCCTCacataaataaaaaatgtgcaATCCTACTCGACTATAGGAAATGGTCAATATTTATAACATCCACAATTTGAGCCAAATTGTTCTTTTTTCTTTGCAGTCCCTCCGCAAAAATATCCAATCCGTCCCCTTACCATAAACCAAAGACACCAACTGGAGTACAGGGTCAAAGGCCGTTGAACAGGTTGAGAGCTGGGAGAGGGAGAGCGAGAACAAGGTAAGATTGAGAGCTGGGAGAATGAGAGTAGGAACAATGTAAGATTGAGAGCTTGGAGAGGAGAGCGAGAACAAGATAAGATTGAGACTGGGAGAGGAGAACAAGATAAGATTGAGAACTGGGAGAGGGAGAACAAGGTAAGATTGAGAATTGGGAGAGGGAGAACAAGGTAAGATTGAGAACTGGGAGAGCGAGAACAAGGTAAGATTGAGAGCTGGGAGAGGGAAAGCGAGAACAAGATAAGATTGAGAGCTGGGAGAGGGAAAGCTGAGAACAAGGTAAGATTGAGAACTGGGAGAATGAGAACAAGGTAAGATTGAGAACTGGGAGAGCGAGAACAAGGTAAGATTGAGCGCTGGGAGAGGGAAAGCGAGAACAAGATAAGATTGAGAGCTGGGAGAGGGAAAGCGAGAACAAGGTAAGATTGAGAGCTGGGAGAATGAGAGTAGGAACAATGTAAGAATGCAACTGTTGACTTCTGTAGAAATATTTACTGTTATCTTCAAAATAATCTGGTACATTTTTGTCTCCAAACGACATCTTGATGGTGGAGGATCCATTGTACTTTGTAAAATCTGTTGGTCTAACCCagacaaatgaattttgatcAGTTGTGGTGACCTAATCAGTGTTGTAGGATTTGGTAAGGCCTCACCTAATACCCATTGTATCAGGTTTAGTCTTACAGGGAAAGGAAACTTGCACAAAAATCTCTCTTCTTGAATTTTTATACATGTTCCTTGCAGCTCTTGGACAATTGACGGCGTTCTGAAAGAACCAAGCAGATCGCACGCGCAGCCAATGTACCAACAAGATGAGCAGTTGAAGGCTGAATTACATAAAGTTATGCTAGAGAAGAGAAGAGCTGAAGAAATGTTAGAGCAACTTCAAGAGCACAAATTGTACCATCAACAACAGGTACATGTGGAAGCAGAAAGACTGGCTGAGGTAAGTATTTGCCATATTGCCGTAAAaaccctattaattcgaccactctattaattcgaccaccctatttttttctcaaaacgtaattttattttacccttaTCAGTTCGACCACCGATGGAAATTGGGACTTTCTCAATCTCTAAtaattcaaccaaccaatcatgacaagctgttttgcatattttattttcgataaaatacacagaacaataagatgtACAGCACAGAATGTCTAAGTCAGGCCTTCAGGAAAGTCACCTTTATATATttcaatcatccaagatggtaagcatattACTTTTAAACTGTCAATAAAGTTGAAATCCTTAATAATTCAACCAcgaaattattttggctttgttaattttcaaataattcaattatttaaaatcgtAATTAAATTTTTCTggttgaattgatagggttttacGGTACTATCTCAGTCATagatgttttcttttgtttcccATACATGGTGTATGGTGAagtacaatttacatttttgatgtTGTTTGATCAATATTCATATTATCATTTAGGTATTGTGTGGTACTTGCAGAGTTTGAATCGAGTGGTGGGCCTaaggaatattgtaaaagtttgagagtctgaatatctgtcccctaggtgcattctacctcaagGGCAACCCAGGTAACATGACCGAGGAACATTGGTAGATTTTACTTGGGTACAGATCCCACGGTTAAAACTACTGCTTGGTGTtccattacgggaaagctccattaacttaggaataccctgatcaatttcacagacctgcctttcctacaatggcactacaatggcaccagctggattagataaacataacaatggaacattcacaccttggaggattaaaagtcttctgtttgtcacccgacatggtcaggcaaggactctggtctcaggtaccatgcaagttaatgcagtcttcccctaaTGCCATCGACAGATGGATCCTGCCagctgcaatttttatttcaaatgatcaaaaaaaataatcaaattttgaatttttatcatGCAGGAGAGAGAGAAGAAGCTCCGTGGGGagattgatattttgaaaaatgaactcCGATCTCAGAACAGCAAACTGCAGGACAATTACCACATTGTCATGCAGCTGCAAGAACAGTTGGTCAAGTTACAGTCAGAGCAAATGAGACAGAATGCCCGAGAGAAAAGAGCAAACAGCGCCGTGCCAAACAGAAAAGTAAATCTCCAGGGTCCACAAAGTAAAGTTTGTATCGTCATGTAGATTTTACAGCAATGTCTTCACTATTCCCGTACTCTGTAGCGATGACAACTAAGTTAGCAAGAAAAGTTAGCATCTTGCCAAAGCCAGCAGGTTACACAACGAAAGCTGAAGGTTGTGGAACCAAGAAGAAGGGTTGATAGtgacatataacagcaaaatatcaacattttggcTTCTTCATTTCTTCCAAAACAGGCTGACAGTTAGCTAGAAGAAGTTCGGCATTTTGCCAAAATGTTTTGGCAGATTGCCAAGAATGAATTGGCATATTGCCAAAATAGGTTGCCATGTTGCCTAATGATGGTATTCATCTGCCAAATGTGATTCTGAAGAgtaatttaaaagtaaataaTGAACAAAAACTTTGTAAAAGGCCAGGAAGCATGAGGCAGTTCATCAAAAAGAGGTTGCAGATTTTCAAGAAAAGTTTTATCTTCTTTTGATTCTAGTCAAGCGTGTCTCTTGAGAAGAGGAAAAAGCTGATACTATACTGCTGCAAGTCTGTACTTCATACGAAATGTAGAATTGTGTGTATGCTAAATTGTGTTAATACACTTTGAGCCAAACTTCAACATTCTACACATGTTCTGTAAGACTTCCAACATTTGCATAGAGCTATTGTGTTACAGTTGGATATCTGAACTCTTAAACTTTGGGGCTGTCATGAATTAGCTCTTGAAGTAGGTCTGTTCTTTTAAATGTTATTTCTTACATCACAACACATTCTTGTCCCTTGTTTATGAACATGTCAGTGGCAACTGCACTTTTGAATTCTTTCTAAATTAATGCAGAACTTTTTTCCTGTATTACACAGAGATGGCAATGTTTaagtatatttttatttgacagGTGTGcaatatatttcttttttttcctcagTAATTTTTACCCTGGTgtattctttttaattttttttctatcaaaattacaattttgtgATACAGAGAGAGAATCAAATATGTTGGATTCTTTTAGATGCCAAATAATATGGCCCTAAAGTGatattgaaatgtaaaaaatttgatttcatacattttcaaatgtaaaagaCCTTGATATGCTAACCAGGAACACCATATATGGTATTCATTTTGCAATCAGTAAGGAAAAGGGTGACTGAGgatgccatatttggtcaatgGTGATGTTAGTGTTGACTACATGGCAATACCATATATGGAAGTAATTAAGTGATGGACTAGCCAAGGCTACAAGAGAATGTCATATATGGTAATGATTTTATAACTTGTGAAAGGACCATTCCATTTGGTAGAAAATTTCAAATGAGGTGGTGGGCAGTACAAACACAAAATCACTTGTGTGAAAAATTGATGAGATATTGGTTATTACTTAAACTGATTATCAGGAATTGCATATtacttaaaaataaatgtatttttattgaaaatatggtattttgtaaacaatgttACCAGTACTCCTGGAGCCTTGCAAAGTGTTAGCAAAATCTTCATttgtaagaaatatttttctttgcaaaGAATAATGTGTACTTTAAATGTGGATattatattgtaaatatttgcttaagATGAATTGTCTGTATGCTGTCCACTTAATACTCTGGAAAGAATTTtagaacatatataaaatatttttctaaattctacatttgtttgtgtcttttttATTTGCACCACTGTTTATGTGACAAGCAGTCATTAATCAGTCTTTTCTGGTTTGCTCAACGAAGAGTATCAAGATCATAAAGCAAAAACTTTGAAACatgaaacatacttgtataaACTATAAAATATAGTAGAGTCAGAACTGCCTGGAAGGTTCTCATAGAATCATCTGTTTGGTTATAACACAATTGCCTAGTGGGTTCACAGAATCACCTTGTGGGTTATAACACAATCGCCTTGTGGCTTTTGATAGAACGGCCTGGTGGGTTCTGACAGAATGACCTCGTATGTTCTGACAGAATTGTCTGGTAGTTTCTGACACAATCACCTAGTTGGTTCTGACAGAATCACCTGGTGGGTTCTGACAGTTGCCTGGTAGGTTGTCACAGAAACACCGCAGATTTAAGAGTTCATGGAAATAAACACTGCAGAGAACAATACTGTGACgcttaaaattggtgaaagcacAGTACCAATGAGAAAAtctatacataccggtacatcagGGAGGCTAATAGAGCCACAAGGCAATAGTCAAAGTCCAAGATGACATTGAGAAATCTATTCAAGTAACAAGATTGTAACAAGTGATTGAACGACTTCACGTAATTAAGCATGTGTGTGAAGGCAAAAATTCATTTCTGACACGACTGATGAAATTTTTCTGAGCTGTTGAAAATTTGTGCAATATCTGAAAAGCACcaagtgtatagtgaatcaaaaaaaaaattaaaggtgACTTTATGCAGTCGGGTAGGTATAACTTCCATACCATCAAGGAGCTGTGCGAAGAGCTGGTATAAATGCACCCCAGCAAAAAATCCACCTGAATGCACAAACTTCCCAAATTACCAGAATTTTTGGGTTTTTGCTCGAAATTCAAATAATTTAGAATTGAATTGCTTAGCATATTTAGCTTATATTCGGGCataaaattgaccttttattaaCACACAGACACTAGTAGGTCAATATTTTGGATGAAAAGCCTCAACAGGCAGGTAAACTTTAATCCAATAAAAAACTAAAAGTCTCAAATTCTTTCTAGAAGACAATTAGCTACCAAACAATCGGGCATCATCCCGGTGAACTTCTGACGTCAATGACTATGTATGTGTAATGACAGGTGAGGAGTTAACGTATGAAAAGTTGTCACTCTAAGCGAAGCAGAGTCGAGTACTAGGCCGCGATCTTTAGCACGccaacaaaaaaaattcagccgGGGCGCACAAACTTCCCAAATTGGCCgaatttagtttttttttctctcgaaattcaaataaatagatTTACTTTGCAGATTTAGTTTATATCAAAGCATATACTTGAGCTTTTTTCAACATACAGCCACCTTGTAGGTCAATATTTGAATGTGAAGCCTACACAGGTATGTAAAGATTACTGTAAATATCCAATCAAAAAACTAAATATGCCACATTCTTTCTAGACGATGTTCAGCTACCGAACAATCGGGCATCTTCCTGAAATTAATCAGGGCAAAAAAACAGCAACGTGACTTCGGTGAACTTGTAAGGTACTACGTATGTGTAAAGAGAGGtgaaaaaagttagcatgtGAAAATGTTGTCACTCTCAAGAAAGCACAGTTGAGTACTCGGCCACGTGCGGGCGATCGTTTGCTTGCCAAAAAAGAATTCCGCCGGAGCGCACAAACTTCTTACATTTGCCTaacttttggggtttttttcgaaattcaaatgaATAGATATCCTTTGCAGATTTTGCTTATATCTAAACATATGATTGAGGTTTTATTAACATACAGCCATCTAGCAGGTCAACATTTTGGGATGAAAAGTTAGAACAGGCACGTAAACTTTAATCCAATAAAAAAACTTAGAGTGTCAAATTCTTTTCTACAAGGTAAATTAGCTATCAAACAATCGAGCATCTTCCCGCTGAAAAAAAAAGTATATATGTGTAAAGAGAAGTGGAGAGTTGGCGTGTGAAAATGTTAACGTTGTCACTGTCAAGGAGCAGAGTCGAGTGTTATTTTGCACGCCAACAAAGTAAATTCCGACGGAGCAAAGCTTTTACCAAATTGGTCAAATTTTCGGGGTTTTCCTCTCGTATAGATGTCCTTTCAGAATTAGCTTATATTCAAGCATACAATTGACCCTTTATTAACATACAGGCATTTAGCAGGTAAATATTTGTGGATAAAAAGCCTAAACAGGCTGGTAAACTATTATccaataaaaaaactaaaatgaaaCATTCTTTCTAGAAAGACGCTCAGCTACCAAAACAATCGGACATCTTCCCAGTTAACTTCTAACGTTAATGACTACGTATGTGTAAAGAGAGGTGAGTTAGCATGTGAAAATGTTGTCATTCTCAAGGAAGCAGAGTCGAGTTCCCGGACGCGTGCCGGCGAtccacggagggaccgtgtccCTAAAGTTCTCCTAACACGGTGTCTGATGTTCTCCCCCTAACACACTGAGATTCATAGTTTATATTGAGTTTCAGAAACTGCAAAGTCATGGGTCTATAATTAACTAAAAACAATCGGGTCTCAGGATCTGCAAAGTCATGCGTCTATAATTAACTAAGAACAATCGGCAAAGTCAAATCGCTCTTGGTTAAGTACAATGTCAAACAGGGGTAAAGGTCGTCCAGGCATTGATGATAACTTCAGGAGTTGAAACAATAAAAGGTCACGAAAACGAACACGGGAGATAACGTGCAGGGTTACTGTCGGTCATTACAGTCAAATTCAAAGGTTAAATTCTAAGCATATGTATGGCTACGTCATACCACAATAGTAAGAGATCATTGGAATGAACCATCTCGCCAACATTAAGGGTATGCAGTTAAATTACCATCACTGATTCTGTTGAATAAAACGCCGAATTATTGTGTTATAAACTTTGGATGTAAAGCTAAAATGAGAGCAGAATTGCATACGGCTGAATGATTAGCCTTACTAACACAATGAGTTTCTTTCTTTGCAACCAGTCAACATTGTATGACATGCGCCCTTTATTGATAGCACACTCGACTTAGAATTTTGACAAATCAAGGTTTTAAAATGAATGTCAATTTGTGTGAAAACTTGGTGCACTTACGAGAAatcaatgatgaaaatgaatatAGGTATCTTGCTGCTTGATAGAGTGTCTACGAGATATACTATGAAGCATTTTCTAGTATAGATGAGTACTTGTCCTCTCTAATCCTCATTTGAATGCATTGACATGCAACTTCGTCATAGAAAAATGGGTTTCAGAGATATGGCACTATTAGATGGATACAACATTTCAACATCACTTTGACCATTTCATGTcacacagattttgataattttggtatATTCGCAGAATTGTCTGCATCTCGAATGGCATAAGTGTAAAATTGTTAGAGTTTAAAGAGGCATTGGTGCAATAGGTATGATATGATCAGTTGTTGCATCCAGTGtcacttttttaattttcttgtacaTATCTGATTCTTTGACGGGAAATTCGCCACTGCCAGTGAATCAACAAATAAGGGACTAGGGCTCAGAGAGTTTGGAGAGAGAATTTATTTGATTTATGGAAGAGATATGAGGGGATGCTCGGTTATGATTTTACATCTCATTTATAATAGACCCAAGGAATACATTTGACAACGGCAGTGGTTCCTCTAACGTCTGAGACACATTTACACCTTTGCCTGTGAATAATTCATTTCAATCAAACTGTTCTTTATAGCATTGTAGGACCTATGTACTACAAAATGGGGATGACAGTGTGGCTTACGCTATCTGtccatcattcattcattcattcataattAGGAAAGTACTGACATTATGATAATCTGATACATATTTCTCTGTAAGTTTTCATAGTTAAACACCCTGTCCTGTAAATGGAAGATTCCGTGACCTGGCTGACGACCACTAGAAATACTCCGTTCCAAGCCTGCTTGGACCAGCTCCATTTTCAAGGGTGTAGTCAAGTGTACTGTTGTTTGTGCTGTCTATAGAGTATATTCCAGTTGGATAGTGTATCCGTTGGTagtatgaatgaaatgatatgaaaaaaaagaaactcTGATTCTAAAATCTACTGAAtagaaaatttcacattacGTGATCCATTACAACTGACAGAGACTCTAGtgatgaaataataaaaatatattttatgaaaagtttgacaaaaaatacacatgtaaacatatttcTATCAGTGCgataattattttaataatttatgagaagaaaaaaataaagtaataaaattacgACTGTGACTGtgctttaatttgttttgtagttttatcagGAAAGACAAAATCCATTGGGTATTTGATTGTATTAAACAagaatcacaatttgatgtagCATCAATTATCACTGCTACAATTCAGCATAAATTATATACATGACATCTTACATATGTGTGACATAGTGACATATAGTCATTATGTCAAAACAATGTCAGAATTTCGAAATATGGACCGTGTTGTTCTGTGTAGGcctacagaagaaatttgcttcagttcaatgAGTGACCTGATTGTGTATAGATCATCGAGAATTGTGTTAACACCAGTTACTACTGTTACTATGCTATGTGGATCCCCTGATCAAGAAGTAGGTCACCTAGAACTCCCTAGCTAActgtacaaaatcaaaacagaatttGCTTCACCGCAGTACTAAAGTCAGTTAGTGAGTCATGTGACACTATGAACAGCATTGCAATATCTTGTTGAGGGGTCTTATCTGCTATCAGCTCTATACCTGTCTCAGTGTGATTTACTTACACACGTATGCACAATGGCTGCAGCACCTGAACGCAAAGTTTTGGATGAAATCGGTGAAGATTTTCTGTGTTGTACCATCTGTCTGGAGCAGttcaagtctcctaaaattctaccatgtctgcatacattctgtgagCAGTGTTTAGTCACACTGGTTGAGAAGACTGGGTATCTAAACTGTCCAGAATGTCGACAGCAATATCAGCTTCCTGTTGGAGGAGTGCCAGCGATAAAAGGCAACTTCTTTATGAGCAATCTGATTGAGATTTTCAAGCAACGACTTGAGTTCATGCAGGGAGGTGAGATCAAATGTGAAGGCTGCCAAAAGCATACAGCCACTCACAGGTGTGTGGAATGTAAACACTATCTCTGTGAAAACTGTGTTATGGCACATAAAAATCTGCCACTAACACGTACACATCAACTTATGACCATTGGAGAATATGAAACAGCAAAGTCAACTAGTCCTGTGACACTTCAAGCAGTGGAATATTGCAGCATTCATCCTAAGAATGAAATTGAATTCTATTGTGAAACGTGTCAGGTACCTGTCTGTACAAACTGCACCATAGTCAAACACCGCATAccaaaacatgtacacagagacttgaaagatgcagcagatgagtatcttacagaattgaaagccatggttgacaaactgaaagtgaaagaacaggaagctgaaaagaacaaaaccctGGCCAAGCAGATACACAGTGATCTTAGAAAGCAGTGCAGCAGAGAAGAGAggaaggtgagaatgaaagcagaagaaatcaccgagaaaataaagagagaagagcagagactgatagatgaactgaaaaacaattacaaaatgaaaatgaaaagagcAGCTGCTGATATCGATGAGACGGAACTAAAACATGGTAACATTAAGAGTGCGGCAATTACATAGAGACACTGATTCATCGTGGGAATGCTGCTCAACTTCTCTTCACAAAGGGTGATGTCAACACTCGTATCAAGCAActgattaccatggaaactACACCAAAACTGAATATGAGGACTTCATATTCTCACCACATGATGAGCTCTGTGAGAATGGAATTCTGGGAATATCAAAATCTGATGTGTGTATGCCAAACTGTACCattgaaaacattccaaaacaaGTCCTGAAAGGTGACTCTGCAGACCTACTAatcacaaccagagattccacagGAAATCAAGTCATCCCAAAACAACAAGTGAGACCTGATGCATCATGGAAGGCATTAATGTAGCTGATAACAGAGATGGTACATACAGAGTTACTGTGGTTGGACAATTGGACGGCAAATGtcaagttaccatgacaataggAGATCGACCAATACCAGGCTGTCCTGCCATCatacctgtcatcaaaggattggTGAAGACCATTGGCAGTGAAGGAAGTGCTGAGGGACAGTACAACAAGCCCTGGGGTGTGGCcataaacaaagacagagacattgtcacTGCAGATAGGGAAAATAATAGGTTACAAATAATAACCAGAGAGGgaaaattcaagaaaatcatgaaatttaaacAGTTTAAGAAGCCTTTC is a window encoding:
- the LOC139123838 gene encoding E3 ubiquitin-protein ligase TRIM56-like, which translates into the protein MAAAPERKVLDEIGEDFLCCTICLEQFKSPKILPCLHTFCEQCLVTLVEKTGYLNCPECRQQYQLPVGGVPAIKGNFFMSNLIEIFKQRLEFMQGGEIKCEGCQKHTATHRCVECKHYLCENCVMAHKNLPLTRTHQLMTIGEYETAKSTSPVTLQAVEYCSIHPKNEIEFYCETCQVPVCTNCTIVKHRIPKHVHRDLKDAADEYLTELKAMVDKLKVKEQEAEKNKTLAKQIHSDLRKQCSREERKVRMKAEEITEKIKREEQRLIDELKNNYKMKMKRAAADIDETELKHGNIKSAAIT